One window of the Salvelinus fontinalis isolate EN_2023a chromosome 2, ASM2944872v1, whole genome shotgun sequence genome contains the following:
- the LOC129820870 gene encoding coiled-coil domain-containing protein 8-like isoform X1 has translation MATCRKMGRSWKIQCFVFILLQLFPLNCISAPLATQNAVSLDPGVDDLEPLPLAPASNDAETAISTGTTDGKATSDNATTPDATVIKAATVIKAVTADAKDAAATPVKDAAATPVKDAAATPVKDAAATPVKDAAATPVKDAAATPVKDAAATPVKDAAATPIEDTPIKDTPIDDVIARDDAPYTKGEVIAESTAIIAETIVGKYAKTADKNKTKLDKSGLTPEKLPPKPADSDADAAPAMTAAPATSTTTVKAPEPAKPILEKPSPASNTKLVGPMDATEDEQESDLVPVNTLESQTETDMYGRENEEEGGEDNDDIGLAVKVPLDQNQNFGSQDLNEENDDSMVDADDDQVVLSPAKSAGKIDVRMKDTNIYTTQDEDSHFFFHLVILAFLVAIVYITYHNKRKIFLLAQSRRWRDGLCSRNNVEYHRLDQNVNEAMPSLKMTQDYIF, from the exons CAGTTTCTCTGGATCCAGGAGTTGATGATTTAGAACCCTTGCCTTTGGCACCAGCCAGCAATGATGCAGAAACAGCCATCAGCACTGGTACAACAGACGGCAAAGCAACCAGTGACAATGCTACAACACCTGATGCAACAGTAATTAAGGCTGCAACAGTAATTAAGGCTGTAACAGCAGATGCAAAGGACGCTGCTGCCACACCCGTCAAGGACGCTGCTGCCACACCCGTCAAGGACGCTGCTGCCACACCCGTCAAGGACGCTGCTGCCACACCCGTCAAGGACGCTGCTGCCACACCCGTCAAGGACGCtgctgccacacctgtcaagGACGCTGCTGCCACACCCGTCAAGGACGCTGCTGCCACACCTATAGAAGACACACCCATCAAGGACACACCTATCGATGATGTAATAGCACGTGATGATGCACCATACACCAAAGGGGAGGTTATAGCTGAATCCACTGCCATTATTGCTGAAACAATTGTTGGCAAGTATGCAAAAACTGCAGACAAGAACAAAACCAAATTAGATAAATCAGGACTGACTCCTGAAAAACTACCTCCCAAACCTGCTGATTCAGATGCTGATGCTGCCCCGGCCATGACTGCAGCTCCAgccaccagcaccaccacagtcAAAGCCCCAGAGCCTGCCAAGCCCATCCTGGAGAAACCAAGCCCTGCCTCCAACACCAAGCTCGTCGGCCCCATGGACGCAACAGAGGATGAGCAAGAAAGCGATCTAGTGCCTGTCAACACCCTGGAGTCCCAGACCGAGACAGACATGTACGGCAGAGAAAATGAGGAAGAAGGTGGTGAAGACAACGATGACATTGGACTAGCTGTTAAGGTCCCTCTGGACCAGAACCAGAACTTTGGCAGCCAAGACCTCAACGAGGAGAACGACGACAGCATGGTGGACGCCGACGATGACCAGGTGGTGCTCAGCCCAGCAAAGAGTGCTGGGAAGATCGACGTACGTATGAAGGACACCAACATCTACACCACCCAGGACGAGGACTCCCACTTCTTCTTCCACCTGGTCATCCTGGCCTTCCTGGTGGCCATTGTATACATCACCTACCACAACAAGAGGAAG ATCTTCCTGCTAGCCCAGAGTCGGCGCTGGAGGGACGGCCTGTGTTCTCGCAACAACGTGGAGTATCATCGGCTGGACCAGAATGTCAACGAGGCCATGCCTTCCCTCAAGATGACTCAAGATTACATCTTCTGA
- the LOC129820870 gene encoding coiled-coil domain-containing protein 8-like isoform X2 — MATCRKMGRSWKIQCFVFILLQLFPLNCISAPLATQNVSLDPGVDDLEPLPLAPASNDAETAISTGTTDGKATSDNATTPDATVIKAATVIKAVTADAKDAAATPVKDAAATPVKDAAATPVKDAAATPVKDAAATPVKDAAATPVKDAAATPVKDAAATPIEDTPIKDTPIDDVIARDDAPYTKGEVIAESTAIIAETIVGKYAKTADKNKTKLDKSGLTPEKLPPKPADSDADAAPAMTAAPATSTTTVKAPEPAKPILEKPSPASNTKLVGPMDATEDEQESDLVPVNTLESQTETDMYGRENEEEGGEDNDDIGLAVKVPLDQNQNFGSQDLNEENDDSMVDADDDQVVLSPAKSAGKIDVRMKDTNIYTTQDEDSHFFFHLVILAFLVAIVYITYHNKRKIFLLAQSRRWRDGLCSRNNVEYHRLDQNVNEAMPSLKMTQDYIF; from the exons TTTCTCTGGATCCAGGAGTTGATGATTTAGAACCCTTGCCTTTGGCACCAGCCAGCAATGATGCAGAAACAGCCATCAGCACTGGTACAACAGACGGCAAAGCAACCAGTGACAATGCTACAACACCTGATGCAACAGTAATTAAGGCTGCAACAGTAATTAAGGCTGTAACAGCAGATGCAAAGGACGCTGCTGCCACACCCGTCAAGGACGCTGCTGCCACACCCGTCAAGGACGCTGCTGCCACACCCGTCAAGGACGCTGCTGCCACACCCGTCAAGGACGCTGCTGCCACACCCGTCAAGGACGCtgctgccacacctgtcaagGACGCTGCTGCCACACCCGTCAAGGACGCTGCTGCCACACCTATAGAAGACACACCCATCAAGGACACACCTATCGATGATGTAATAGCACGTGATGATGCACCATACACCAAAGGGGAGGTTATAGCTGAATCCACTGCCATTATTGCTGAAACAATTGTTGGCAAGTATGCAAAAACTGCAGACAAGAACAAAACCAAATTAGATAAATCAGGACTGACTCCTGAAAAACTACCTCCCAAACCTGCTGATTCAGATGCTGATGCTGCCCCGGCCATGACTGCAGCTCCAgccaccagcaccaccacagtcAAAGCCCCAGAGCCTGCCAAGCCCATCCTGGAGAAACCAAGCCCTGCCTCCAACACCAAGCTCGTCGGCCCCATGGACGCAACAGAGGATGAGCAAGAAAGCGATCTAGTGCCTGTCAACACCCTGGAGTCCCAGACCGAGACAGACATGTACGGCAGAGAAAATGAGGAAGAAGGTGGTGAAGACAACGATGACATTGGACTAGCTGTTAAGGTCCCTCTGGACCAGAACCAGAACTTTGGCAGCCAAGACCTCAACGAGGAGAACGACGACAGCATGGTGGACGCCGACGATGACCAGGTGGTGCTCAGCCCAGCAAAGAGTGCTGGGAAGATCGACGTACGTATGAAGGACACCAACATCTACACCACCCAGGACGAGGACTCCCACTTCTTCTTCCACCTGGTCATCCTGGCCTTCCTGGTGGCCATTGTATACATCACCTACCACAACAAGAGGAAG ATCTTCCTGCTAGCCCAGAGTCGGCGCTGGAGGGACGGCCTGTGTTCTCGCAACAACGTGGAGTATCATCGGCTGGACCAGAATGTCAACGAGGCCATGCCTTCCCTCAAGATGACTCAAGATTACATCTTCTGA